The DNA window ATCCTTTTTGTTCGGGACAAGCGGCATCTTCACTGCCGGTACAAAAGTAAGGCGAGAAATTATCCTCCAAAACCGCCACAACCTGATACAGGGTTAAATCTTGCGGTTTGACTTTCAAACTATAACCACCGCGCGCGCCTTTGGTGCTAGTAATCAACCCGGCTCTTTTGAGCCGAGCAAATAAGTGTTCTAAATAAGCCCGCGGAATTTTTTGTTCCCGGGCAATCTGAGGCAGTGAATAAGGCTCCTTATCGCCTTGCTTGGCCAAGGCAATTAAAGCGCGAATACCATATTCAGCTTTGGTCGAAAATTTCATGCTCATATCCAGTATAAAATTTCGAATGGGCTAAAGCCCAACTGTAGTCTCTATTAGTTATCAATGGGTAATACCGCCCTTATTAGAGAAACTTTCTATAAAGAAAACCGTTTCGAAATTTCTCTACTGGACATATTAATACCGACTAAATTAGTCGGCTTTAACACTAGCCTAATTAACTTAATCTGTCAAGGCCATGACAAAATTAAAACTCCCCTGACGCGGCAGGGGAGTTTTCAAAATATCTAAATAAATTATAAGGCATTAACAATTGAATCGACCACAAACGTAGCAATCGCAAATGAAGTTAACACAATAATCAAACCAATGATACCGGCAGCCAACATTTTCTTAGCCGAAGCCACTTTGTCTTCATTCCCTCCAGCCGTCATCCACATAAAGCCAGCGTATAAAACAATCAAAATTGCCAAAACGCCCAAAAACGCAAAAAAGGCTCTAATAATTGCCAAAATAGTTTCACGGATGTCTCGAGTACCAAGCCCTAAGGCGGTGGCATAGTTTAATCCAACATCCACGGCTAAAACTGGTCCAGCTAATGAAAACGCAGCCACTCCACTTAAACTACCAATAATCTTTTTCATATCCTCACCCCCTTTCTTCTATTTATAACCAACTATATTTTATCACATAAAGGCTGCTAAACAAATCCGGTGGCAATAAAAACTCCCCCGCCAAAGACGAGAGAGTTTTATATATAAGATAAGTATATTATAAGTTGTTAATAATTGAGTCAACCACGAATGTAGCAATGCTAAACGCGGTCAAAACAATAATCAAGCCAATAACACCAGCGGCTAATAATTTCTTAGCTTCAGCCACTTTATCTTCATTACCGCCAGCCGTCATCCATTTAAACCCAGCGTATAAAACAATCAAGATAGCTAGAACACCTAAAAATCCAAACAACGCGCTAATGATTGCCAAGATGGTTTCGCGGATGTCTCGAGTACCAAGTCCTAAAGCAGTACCATAGTTTAATCCGACATCAACAGCCAATGCAGGCAAAGCCGCTGAAAACGCAGCCAACCCGCTAAGTGAGCCCACGAGCTTTTTCATAGATCCACCCCCTTTCTTTTTAAGTATCTATACGATTAAATTTCTGCCTGAAACTACCGGTTTCTGAAAGTGAAATAACTATACCATAATTTAATTCATTTGACCAGTTAAGTTCTACACAGTCATTTTTCAAAACTGTCCCCGTTATATGGTGAGAATTGTTACCTTTGGCTTACAATTGTTAAACATTACCGTTATAATACAATGAGTATGAAAAATGAATCCGAAATTGAAATTAATTCCAAATTTAAGTCCAAATTTTCCCTTATCGCATTAACGCTAGTAGTGTTAGCGCTAATCTATTTTATTAGCACGGCCGGATCGCAGGCGGAGAATAGTTTTGTTATCACCATCCCTTTTACCGTCGCTTTTTTGGGCGGTGTTTTGTCATTAATGTCGCCTTGCTCAGCGGCTTTACTGCCGGCATTTTTTGCTTACAGCTTTAAGGAAAAAACTCACCTAGTTAAAATGACCTTTGTTTTTTGGCTCGGCTTATCGCTTGTCTTTGTGCCGCTTGGATTTTCAGCCTCATTTGTTTCAAAAATTTTTGTGAACCACCAAACGCTACTATTTTGGATTGCCGGGTTATTCTTTTTTCTCTTCGGCTTTATGGTGCTATCGGGCAAAAGTTGGCAAATTTTACCTAAGCGCTTTCGCCAAGCTAAAATTGACAAACGCACACCTTTAGGGGTTTTTATCATGGGTGTGTTATTTGCCTTTGCCTCAGGTACTTGCACTGCTCCAATACTGGGTTCAATTTTTACTCTAGCCGCGGCGTCCGGCGGCACTAATCAAGCAGTGTGGCTGCTAATAGTTTATTCCTTTGGATTAGTTATGCCGCTGTTTATCGTGGCTTGGTTTTTTGAGAAAGGAAACTTTGCGCAAAGTAAATTGATTAAAGGCCGTGAATTACAATTCACTTTCGGCCAAAAAAATTTCCAAGTCCATTCAACAAATTTAATTACCGCGCTTATCTTTTTTGCTTTGGGATTAATTTTTATTGCTACCAACGGAACCAATAATTTGCTCAATATCTACCAAAGCGGTAAATTGACAGATTTTTATTTTGAGTTTAACCAAAAAATTATTGAAATTTTTTCACCTTAAAATGTTAAAGCTAGAATCCCAAGCGCCAACCTTTTCATTAACTGATAAAAACGGGGCAAGCCATTCGTTAAAAGATTACGCCGGCAAAATTTTAGTTTTGTATTTTTACCCTAAAGATAATACCCCTGGCTGTACTCTCCAGGCCCAAAACTACACCCGACACCAAAAACAATTTGCCGCAAAAGGTATTGCCGTTGTCGGAATTTCAGGCGGCGATCAAAAATCAAAACAAAAGTTTGTCGATAAATGCAAGTTGAGAATTACTTTGTTATCTGATCCTGATTTTAAAGTTAGCCTTAAATACAAAGTCTACGGCCCAAAAAAATTTATGGGACGTGAATACATGGGCATAAAAAGGACCACTTATATCATTGGCAAAAAAGGCATTATTAAGGCAGTTGTGGAAAAAGCCAAACCGCAAACTGACCCTCAAGACGTGCTCCAAAAAATTAAAGAGCTTAACTTAGCTTAGCCCTGGCTTTTTCAAATCGACGATATCACGCTATAATAATAGCTGATGAATATCACGGTTAATCAAATCCAAAAGCATCATAAAATTGAAGCGCGGCACCGGTCAGATTTTGGCTCTTATCTGAGCGATATGATTTTTGGCGCAAGTGACGGCATAGTCACAACCTTTGCTATTGTGGCTGGAGCCATCGGGGCAAATTTTCCAACCACGGTGATAATTATTTTAGGCTTTGCTAATCTATTAGCTGACGGCATTTCAATGGCCTTAGGCAATTACATCGGTAAAAAATCTGAACGTGACTTTAACCGCGGCCAAAGACAGCAAGAAGAATGGGAAATTGAAAATATGCGCGAAGCCGAAATTAAAGAAGTAAAAGATAGCTTGCAAGCTTGGGGTTTTACTGGACAAGATTTGAAGCGGGCAACCGAAACTATAATCTCGGATAAAAAACGCTGGGTTGATTTTATGATGCGGGAAGAATTAAATATCTTTGAAGAAGGTGCCGGAGCTCCTAGCCGACACGGCTTAGCCACCTTTTTTGCTTTTAGTATCGCGGGCTTAGCGCCAATCATCCCATATCTTACTCCCTGGCCATCTTTTGGCGCCTCCATCACCAGTGCTTGTATCACTTTATTTATTATCGGAGCGTTGAAAAATTTAATCACGCCTAAAAAATGGTACGTATCAGGACTAGAAATGCTTATCGTCGGGGTTCTGGCCGGAAGTTCGGCTTATTTTGTCGGTAACATTTTAGAACATATAATTATGAAATAAAGCTATTGGCGATTTGCTATCTGCTATTTGCTAACGTATGGCCTTTATTGACGATAAAATCTCAAGCCGAGAGGCGCACGGAGCCAAGAAATTTATCGTTGGTTTAGTTTTAGGATTAGTTATTGGTATTATTGCCGGCAGCATTTTGATGTATGCGTATATGCTAGCAAATTTTGAACGTGGTGAAACGCAACTAATTAAATTAACCAAAGAAAAAAGAAGTACGATTTTACTTAATTGGGATAATAATTTATGGCGGCGGTCTGGCAACACTTTATATTTAAGAAATGATGAAACTTGTCAAATTACCACCGGTCCAATTTTAAGCACGATTGACCCAGGCTTAATTGCTGAAAATACTCCCCGAGTTTATAACGGCATTAAAGCGACTGACACCATCTTACGTAATCAAAATAACGACCCGACGATCCGCATCGTTAATTTAACTTTAGATGACGAAAGTAACTACTTTTTTACTATGACCGCGCCGAATAACTTTGAAGTTTGTTCTCAATCGCTCAATGGCGTGTTAGCGTTATTTGATTATATTCAAGAGTAAAAATTCTATCCGGCTAGCCTAACGATAGCCACGACCGGCGTTTTTTGCGGAGCCGCAAGCCAGCCGTGTAAAAAATATATTGCATCACTGATACTACCGCTATAAATTTTGGCAATTCACTAAACACTTCTTTTTGGCTTTGCGTAAATTCAACTACCGGGCTCAATAAATAAATCAGTAAAAATAAAGGCAGCGCCGAAAAAAGCGTTATCCAAAACCCTGACACGGTTTTATTTTTGCGAATATGTATGCCTTGGTGCAGGCCTAAAGTAAACCATACTAAAATACTAAAAATAAATAAAAAGATAATTAAATAAAACGGTTCAACTGTCAAAACGCGATTATTATTAAACAGTACTTGTCTATATAAAGACAGCAGCCCATAGCTTAAAATTACAATCATCAAAAGCGCTATATTGGCTAAAAGCATGACTAAAGTGCTTTCCCAAACTTCCCGGCTTTTAGCGTATTTTAAAATTTGCTTGGTATTTTTAGGCCTCCTGGAGAGAAATGACATATTAAAATAATTATAACAAATTTGTCATTCCCGCGAAACCTGTCCACGGCTACGACCGGGGGGCGGGAATCCAGAGTCATTAAATAAATTAAAATCCCTTTTAACAAAAAGACAGAAGCCGACATCCTCCACGCTGGTAGCGTTTCAGATATCGGCTTCAAAACTTTGGCCGCAGGATCGAGGGATTGCCTCAATCCGGCGGACCACGTGAGTTCCCTGGCCACGCTTGACGCGCGGACGCGGGAGTCACACTTGCCGGAGAGCCTCGAAGACGGTTTGCTGGATAGGGCATGTCTACACCCTGCTTACCGTCAACTTGACCAGGCTACCGCCGTCAAGTTTGAACTCGAAGCGATCACCGGCGCCCGTATTAACAGCTCCCCAGGTCGCCCACCACCAGCCAGGAGAACCCGAACTGAAGGTGAAGCGATGAGAAGGGCCCTCGAAGTTCTTGGCCGGGTTGGCCACTCGGTAGTGCACCACAGGAGGAACATCCCCTTGATACATCACCATGAACTTCTTCGCCTGCGGATTTTGCACCGGTGCGTTAACACCGATGGGCGTCCACTCACTGGACACAATCACGACATTTGTCGCACTGACATTGGCCCCCATTGAACTTGACTGCCCATTGTAGAGCAGGAAGCCCGCAAGGATGACCACGATGACCAGGCCGGTTGTTGCCCAGCCACGCGCACTGTCACCGACCCGAGGACCAGCGATAGCGACAACGAGCAGCAAAACGGCTGGCAAAACGAGCGCAGTCACCTTACGGTGATGACGCACCCAGCCGGTAAGCTGGCTGCCCATAGCTTCGTCCGGCAGGGCATTGGCCTTGCGGACGTATACCACTGCACCGTCCTCTTTCTGTCCCCGATAAACCGCAATGGCCCCGAGGAACTGAGGTTCATCGTTGTCGAACAGGATAACTTTCGTCTCCTGCCCGAAACGCAGAGTCGACTGCAGTGCGGCCACCTGCTCAGAAGTCGGCTCCTGAATCTCAGTTGTGACTTCCGCTGTGGCAGGATAGTATACCGTTCCTTGCGGGAAGGTGTACGTCCGGCCGGATTGGCTCATCTCCACAGTCACACTTCTGACGTTGAAGACTGCCAGGGTGGCGAGGACCGTGAGGCCGAGCGGGACGACCACGAGCACCAGACGAGGTGCCCAGGTCTGCTCACGCCCCAGGTAATTGCATGACCCGCTGTAGGCCATGCCACCGAGCATCACGATCATGGCAATAAGCGCGCCGTAGTCCACGCCCAGATAATACAGGATGGCGAGGACGAAGCCGGCCGAGAACACCAGCACGGCCACAAACGACGCGGCACGGTTGATGCTCATGAGCACCGTGCGAATGGCACCCTCGCGGGACGGAGCGACAGAGTTGAACACCCAGCCGATCGCCCACGACGAGATGCCCCCAACCATCACGGCCAGGACGACGAGCACCATGCCCGCTGTCCCGCCAAAGAGGATGGCGAGGCCGGTCAGAACGACGGAAACCAGCGCCAGCCCAACGGCGACACTGATTCCAATCGCCACTTGGCGACGCGACGATTGCCACGCCTCCGACACGATGATGACGACGATCTGGTAGATCGCGCCGATTGAGCGGTTGACCTGGTTACGGAGCGGAATCGACAGCGTGTACACTGCCACCGCCAAGGCTCCGAACAACCATTTGACCGCTGTTTCAATTAGCTTCTGCCAATTCATGGCGAAGTCCTTTCTGCGGTCAGTTACCGCTTGTTGTTTTTACTCTTGCGAGCCCGCTCAGCGCGCTCGTTCGCCTCCGCGACACGCGCTTGAGCATTCGCTAGCTTCACCGCCGCGTTGGATTCGGCAATCCGATCGCGGCGAGCACGCTTGGCTTTCCGGGCGGCCTTGCGCTCATCACGCTTGGCCTTCCGGTCAGCTTCGCGGCGTTGACGCTCCTGCCGACGACCTTCATGCCAGGCATTCAGGTCATCAGCGACACGTTCCAGGCCATCAGCCGGCCCTGCAGCTTCAATGCTTTCGGGCGAGTTCGCTTGCCGTATTGCCTCCTGAACCGCGAACACGACCTTGCCCACGCGCTGCTTGACCGACGTATCGTCGGACAGATCTAGCACGCGGGACAAGCGCGAGAACTCTTCATCCGGAATGCGCGCCAGAAACGTTACTGCCTTCTGACGCCATTCCTCAGGCAAGCCGGCCATGATCTTGCGGAATTGCTCCCGCTCCACCTGGCTTAGAACCTCCAGCCTCCGATTGAAGAGGTCGTGGTGGTCGAGCTCCGTCTTTAGAAGCCCAAAACCCTCAGCACTCTCTGCCCAGACCTGGAGTTGACCCAAGAACGTCTTGATTTCATCCTCCAGTTGAGGATTCAAGACGCCAGCCACAGCCTCCTTCACCGGCTCACTCTTGGCAAGTTCGGCAATACCGCTGCCGATCGTTGCCTCGAGCACCCTTCCCAGGGAAGCAAGAACTCCCTTTACTGCTTCCTTTTCCGCCATGATTTAGGACCCTCCTTTGGATTCATGTTATACCGTTGTCAAAGTTCTGTTGCACATATCCCTGTGCCACTGGGGTTATGAGAGGACACACTGTGCCATCATAACTAAATATAATACCATATTTTTAAGATGTTGTCAAGATATTTACTCACAAAAATTGCCACTTATTAGTGGCTAAAATTAAACAAAATTTATGCGTTTCTAAACGCCAGTAATTGCTCCAATAACAAAGCTAACCAAGGTGTAACTTAGTAGTATTACCGCAATGCCTAAAGATGCCCACAAAATCATGTCTTTCCCCTTCTTTATTTTGTCCTCATTCCCAGCCGCCATCATCCAAGTAAACCCACCGTAAATAAAGACCAATAATGCTAAAGAGCCAACTAATCCTAAAATAGCTCTTATAATATTTGCGATAATATCTCGGGGGTCATTCAGTCCCTTGCCCAAAGGATTATCTATTCCACCTTCGACAGACCCGGATCCCTCCGCAGAAGAACCATCTGTGCTTATCGCGGGACTAATAAGTAAAAAATTAAATGATATCAAAACGGCTGCTGTTGCTAAAATAAAATTACTACGATACATAACTAAATTATATCCTAGTTATTTTGGCTGGTCAATTTGGATTTTTTAACTAGCAAATAAACACTGGCTAAAATTATCAAGCCGCTGACAATTTGCGGTAGGCGGATTCCTACAATAGTTATAGTTTCATCTAGCCTCAATGTTTCAGTAAAAATTCTAACTAGCGAATACAAAATTAGATAAATTAAAAATATTGAGCCTGCCTGCCGGTCATCCCGGGTTTGATCCGGGATCTCTGGATTCCCGCCGGCGCGGGAATGACGTGCTCTTATTCTTCTAATGTGCAAGATAATAAGCACAACAAAAATAATTAAATTTAAAACCGATTCGTACAAAAACGTCGGATGAAAAAACTGTTCATTAAAAAATTGCACTGGCCGGTTAAATTCGGCAATTGGAATGCCCCAAGGTAAATTGGTTGGCCGGCCAAATAATTCCTGATTAAAATAATTCCCCCACCGCCCGATCGCTTGGCCCAAAGCCAAGGCCGGCGCAACCGCATCCAGCCAAAGCCAAATTGAAACTCTATTGCCCATAGATACCCTCTCCCTGTGGGAGAGGGTTAGGGTGAGGTTACGAATCGAAAACTTGCGACTTCGTTTATGCCCGGTATCATTCTCCGCTACCTCACCCCTACCCTCTCCGTCATCGGAGAGGGAGTGATTATCAAATTTATTTCGGGGATCACGAAACAGATAAAAATAAACCGCCAAAAGGCCGCCGATAATCGCACCGTGTATAGCCAGCCCGCCTTGCCATACTTTAATAGCGTCCAGGGGGTTTGCTAAAAAGTAAGGTAATTCTAAAAACATAAAATATACACGGGCGCCTACAATGGCAAAAATTATTGCCCAGAAACCTAAATCATAAACCTGGTCTTTGCTAATACCATAACGGGAACCGATTTTAGCAGTTAACAATAAGCCAATAAAAATTGCTACGACAATTAACATCCCGTACCAATGAATTGCTATGGGGCCAATCGTAAAAGCAATAGGGTCTGGTAGGTGAGTGTGTAAGAAATGAAACATTCAAATTACCTTAAAATAATTTCTCTCCCTTTGAAAGGGAGAGGGGGTAGACGAGGGTTGGTTAAAATCTTCCGATACCCCACCTCACCCTATCCCTCTCCTCCAAGGAGAGGGAGCCTACTGTGATATTTAAATCAATAATTACTATTTGCAATTCGCTATTTATCTATTGCTATTTTACAGTCTCTATTTTTATCAAATTAGCATGGCCAATATAGCCATACGGATGACTAGAACAAATCACTATACGGTCCCCCGATTTAGCCAACTTATGCTCTTTTAACAAAGTATTAACGTAAGAGATCAATTCGCTTAATTTTTTATACGGCGGAGTCACGAATGCAGATACCCCCCAACTTAAACTTAGCTGGCGCTGGGTTTTTTCAAAAGCGGTAACCGCCACGACCGGAAATCTTGGTTTATTGCGAATTACCGACCGCACCGCAAAGCCGGCAGCCGTGGAACAAACTATTACCTTAGCGCCCGACATCTCGGCAATGGTTTCGGCGGCAAGCGTTGTAGATTCAGTAATTGAAGGCCCTTGGCCCGAACGTTTCGCCGGTTCGCTGACTAATTTAATTTCAGCCGGTTCAGTATGCTGAGCAACTTTATTCATCACTTGAACCGCCTTTAAAGGATATTTCCCAGTCGCTGTTTCACCGGACAACATAATCGCATCCGTACCGTCTAAAATCGCATTAGCAATATCTGACACTTCCGCCCGGGTTGGCACCGGGCGCTGAATCATTGAATCTAACATCTGTGTGGCGACAATGACTGGCTTACCGGCCTTATTGCATTTTTGAATAAACCGTTTTTGAAATAAGGGCAAATCTTGAATTGGCAGCTCAATTCCTAAATCGCCTCGGGCAATCATAATCCCATCAGCCACCGCCAAAATCTCATCAAAATTTTGGAGCGCCTCTTTGCGTTCAATTTTAGCGATAATCCGAGTGTAAAGCGGGGCGCGTTCACCTTGGCCGGCTTTAACTTGGTTATTTTTTCTCTCCCAGCCAAACTTCTTTTCTAACGCTACAATTTGTTTTCGTAACGCCACAATTTCTTCCGCCTTCGACACAAATGATAGCGCTACAAAATCTACATTTTGTTTAATCCCAAAAACCAAATCTCTTTTATCTTTAGTAGTGACAGCCGGGACCTTAATAGAAGAATTCGGAAAATTCATGCCCTTATTTGATTTTAAAATACCGCCCACCACTACCCGGGCTTTAATATTTGGTTTGGATACACCAGTTACTTTCAGTTGCAGCAATGCATCATCAATTAAAATTGAATGCCCGGCTTTGACATATTTATACAAGCTCGGTAATTGAATTGGAATAATGTTGTCGGACAATTTCCCTGCCTTCGGTGTTAAGGTGATGGTATTACCTTTTTTAAGTTCAATACCATCTTCAGGCAATTTACCGATTCTAATTCGCGGCCCCTGCAAATCTTGCAAAATGGCAACGGGTACGCCTTTCTTTTTACTAGCTGCGCGAATATTTTTAATTAACATCGCGTGATGGCTATGCACATTATGCGAAAAATTCAGCCTGGCCACATTCATGCCGGCTGAAATTAAACGTTCAATTGTAGCTTGAGTTTCAGAAGCCGGGCCAATCGTACAAACTATCTTGGTTCGCTTCATAGATAACAAGAATACCGCCCCATCTTACAGAGCTATAAACAAATAAATTACAAATTTAGCTTATCGGCAATAGCTCCGGCTACTGGAGCTTCCCAAACTTCGCCGTTAATTGCTTTAATCAAACCGATAATTGCTAAGACCACCGAGGCTAAGGCTACCACCCAACCAATTGCCGGGATAATTCCCAAGACCATGCCGATAAACAACACCACCCCTTGGCGGGCATGTCCGTGCACAAATGGTGACTTACGCTTAAGGGCCCAAACTACGATGGATAATACCCAAATGTAACTTGCGGCCGCCCAAAGCTTATCGCCTTGCTCTGGTTTAACAGATTTATTTTCAGCCATGTTTGTGACTGTTAGTTAATAAAGTAATTAAAGTATACCATAAAAAGTGCCTGCAAAAAACCGGGCGAGAGCCCGGTTTTTGTTAATAGTTAATTGTTGATGGTTGATAGTTATTTTTTACATCATCCCCATGCCATCCATGCCCATGCCGCCACCGCCAGGCATAGCTGGAGTTTTATCTTCTTTTTCCGGTAAATCAGTTATGGCCACTTCGGTTGTTAAGAGGAGACCGGCAATTGATGCCGCGTTCTCTAGGGCGGTACGAGTCACTTTGACCGGATCAACAATGCCGGCCTCAATCATGTCTTTGGCTTGCATCGCCTCAAAATCATAACCCATATTTTGGCCGCCGGTAACGATTTCGTTTTCAATCATACCAATATCTTTAATGCCGGAATTTGCCGCAATTTGACGCAAGCACGATTTTAATGAAGCGCGCAGTATCTCAAACCCAACCGCCTCGTCGCCCGTCAATTCTTTAGCTGACTCCGTAAGCTTGGAGGATACCTTGACTAACGCCGCGCCGCCGCCAGGGACAATCCCTTCTTCCACGGCCGCTTTAGTGGCGTTTAAGGCGTCTTCAATCTTAAACTTACGCTCTTTCATCGCCGTTTCGGTTGCCGCGCCAACTTTAATTACGCCCACGCCGCCAGCTAATTTGGCTAAACGTTCTTGTAATTTTTCTTTGTCAAAATCAGAATCAGACGCTTCATACTCTTTTTTAATTTGCGCGACCCTATCCTCAATGGCCTTGCTATCACCTTTACCATCCACTATGGTGGTGGTTTCTTTAGTTGAAATTACTTTGCCGGCTTGGCCTAACATTTCCACATCCGCATTTTCCAACTTCAATCCAACATCTTCTGAAATAACTTGTCCGCCAGTAAGTACCGCAATATCTTGTAACATTTCTTTTCGGCGGTCGCCAAAACCAGGCGCTTTAACACCCAACACGTTAAAGGTTCCTCTCAATTTGTTAACGACAAAAGTGGCTAAAGCTTCACCTTCAATATCTTCGGCCACAATGACTAAATCTTTCTTGCCGCTTTGAGCTAATTTTTCTAATAGGGGTAAAATTTCTTGGACTGTTGAAATTTTCTTATCAGTAATCAAGATATACGGTTCAGAAAATTCGGCGATCATACGTTCTGAATTGGTAATCATGTACGGTGAAACGTAGCCGTTATCAAAACGCATGCCTTGAACCACTTCTTTTTCCAAACCAAACTTTTGGCCTTCTTCAACCGTAATCACGCCATCCTTACCAACTTCTTCCATAATCTCGGCAATCATCTTGCCAACTTCTGAATCAAGGCTTGAGATGGTAGCAACTTGCTCGGTTTCGGTTTTGTCTTTAACTGGCTTGGTGATATTTTTTAACTCTTTAACCGCGGCCACGACTGCTTTATCCATGCCGCGTTTAACCGCTTGCGGGTTGGTACCGGCCGAAACCACTTTTAACCCTTCCGTCATTAGCGCTTGGGCTAAAATTGTCGCCGTAGTAGTGCCATCTCCGGCC is part of the Candidatus Buchananbacteria bacterium CG10_big_fil_rev_8_21_14_0_10_42_9 genome and encodes:
- the lgt gene encoding prolipoprotein diacylglyceryl transferase, which translates into the protein MFHFLHTHLPDPIAFTIGPIAIHWYGMLIVVAIFIGLLLTAKIGSRYGISKDQVYDLGFWAIIFAIVGARVYFMFLELPYFLANPLDAIKVWQGGLAIHGAIIGGLLAVYFYLFRDPRNKFDNHSLSDDGEGRGEVAENDTGHKRSRKFSIRNLTLTLSHRERVSMGNRVSIWLWLDAVAPALALGQAIGRWGNYFNQELFGRPTNLPWGIPIAEFNRPVQFFNEQFFHPTFLYESVLNLIIFVVLIILHIRRIRARHSRAGGNPEIPDQTRDDRQAGSIFLIYLILYSLVRIFTETLRLDETITIVGIRLPQIVSGLIILASVYLLVKKSKLTSQNN
- the pyk gene encoding pyruvate kinase, with the protein product MKRTKIVCTIGPASETQATIERLISAGMNVARLNFSHNVHSHHAMLIKNIRAASKKKGVPVAILQDLQGPRIRIGKLPEDGIELKKGNTITLTPKAGKLSDNIIPIQLPSLYKYVKAGHSILIDDALLQLKVTGVSKPNIKARVVVGGILKSNKGMNFPNSSIKVPAVTTKDKRDLVFGIKQNVDFVALSFVSKAEEIVALRKQIVALEKKFGWERKNNQVKAGQGERAPLYTRIIAKIERKEALQNFDEILAVADGIMIARGDLGIELPIQDLPLFQKRFIQKCNKAGKPVIVATQMLDSMIQRPVPTRAEVSDIANAILDGTDAIMLSGETATGKYPLKAVQVMNKVAQHTEPAEIKLVSEPAKRSGQGPSITESTTLAAETIAEMSGAKVIVCSTAAGFAVRSVIRNKPRFPVVAVTAFEKTQRQLSLSWGVSAFVTPPYKKLSELISYVNTLLKEHKLAKSGDRIVICSSHPYGYIGHANLIKIETVK
- a CDS encoding peroxiredoxin, producing MLKLESQAPTFSLTDKNGASHSLKDYAGKILVLYFYPKDNTPGCTLQAQNYTRHQKQFAAKGIAVVGISGGDQKSKQKFVDKCKLRITLLSDPDFKVSLKYKVYGPKKFMGREYMGIKRTTYIIGKKGIIKAVVEKAKPQTDPQDVLQKIKELNLA
- a CDS encoding transcriptional regulator; the encoded protein is MKFSTKAEYGIRALIALAKQGDKEPYSLPQIAREQKIPRAYLEHLFARLKRAGLITSTKGARGGYSLKVKPQDLTLYQVVAVLEDNFSPYFCTGSEDAACPEQKG
- the groL gene encoding chaperonin GroEL, with amino-acid sequence MAKQLLFDEDARHALKRGVDKVADAVRVSFGPRGRNVVLDKGFGSPTVTNDGVTIAKEIELENKFENVGAELIKEVAEKTNDVAGDGTTTATILAQALMTEGLKVVSAGTNPQAVKRGMDKAVVAAVKELKNITKPVKDKTETEQVATISSLDSEVGKMIAEIMEEVGKDGVITVEEGQKFGLEKEVVQGMRFDNGYVSPYMITNSERMIAEFSEPYILITDKKISTVQEILPLLEKLAQSGKKDLVIVAEDIEGEALATFVVNKLRGTFNVLGVKAPGFGDRRKEMLQDIAVLTGGQVISEDVGLKLENADVEMLGQAGKVISTKETTTIVDGKGDSKAIEDRVAQIKKEYEASDSDFDKEKLQERLAKLAGGVGVIKVGAATETAMKERKFKIEDALNATKAAVEEGIVPGGGAALVKVSSKLTESAKELTGDEAVGFEILRASLKSCLRQIAANSGIKDIGMIENEIVTGGQNMGYDFEAMQAKDMIEAGIVDPVKVTRTALENAASIAGLLLTTEVAITDLPEKEDKTPAMPGGGGMGMDGMGMM